In the Sarcophilus harrisii chromosome 3, mSarHar1.11, whole genome shotgun sequence genome, one interval contains:
- the LOC100926037 gene encoding uncharacterized protein LOC100926037 produces the protein MSGYSSNRSTNSLNIPYLGSSFYSSGSSRPGSPKKIQPKAMGCPGRPFCSVCPSRSEVCSSPNKGSRKVPLNPCCGPKADDPSSEDSDPSKKPACRGRPHCMLCMDRPRNTTFLDCLIEGIDYLDRSLNNEALSDKPGSSKTTSSKTPVKEVVKGETTSKANLATKKSVSKTSQTSPTSLQRFSGRSGGKNGPLSSKSGSTSLQDDPWMGASIKISHIPKIWESIQAGWAAKPDPKAALWW, from the coding sequence ATGTCTGGATACAGCTCCAATCGCTCAACTAATTCCCTTAACATCCCCTACCTGGGTAGTTCCTTCTACAGTTCCGGCTCAAGTCGTCCTGGTAGCCCTAAGAAAATCCAACCCAAAGCCATGGGCTGTCCCGGTCGTCCGTTTTGTTCCGTCTGTCCCAGCCGGAGTGAGGTCTGTAGTTCACCAAACAAGGGTTCCAGGAAAGTCCCTTTGAACCCGTGCTGTGGCCCCAAGGCTGATGACCCTTCCAGTGAGGATTCTGACCCATCCAAAAAGCCAGCATGCCGGGGCCGTCCTCACTGCATGCTCTGCATGGACCGTCCTCGAAACACGACCTTCTTGGACTGTCTCATTGAAGGCATAGATTACCTGGACCGTTCCCTGAATAACGAAGCTCTCTCAGACAAGCCGGGCAGTTCCAAAACCACTTCCAGCAAAACTCCCGTAAAGGAAGTGGTCAAGGGGGAAACCACCAGCAAGGCGAACTTAGCCACCAAGAAATCCGTGAGTAAGACATCCCAGACCAGCCCCACCTCTCTGCAACGCTTCAGTGGCCGATCTGGAGGCAAAAACGGTCCGTTATCTTCCAAGTCGGGGTCCACCAGTTTGCAGGACGATCCTTGGATGGGGGCGAGCATCAAGATCAGTCATATCCCCAAGATATGGGAGAGCATTCAGGCAGGGTGGGCTGCGAAGCCTGACCCCAAGGCGGCCCTGTGGTGGTGA